A stretch of Bradyrhizobium sp. CCBAU 53338 DNA encodes these proteins:
- a CDS encoding LLM class flavin-dependent oxidoreductase — protein sequence MAKQIRLNAFAMNCVAHQSPGLWTHPRDRTAEYNRLPYWIDLARTLERGRFDGLFLADVLGVYDVYGNSPDAALRNAAQTPSNEPLLLLSAMAAVTKNLGFGVTSNLSFEPPYPFARRMSTLDHLTEGRIGWNVVTGYLDSAARGAGKDRQTGHDDRYDIADEYMEVVYKLWEGSWEDDAVLRDRKRGVFTDPSKVHRINHESANYRINNTIHLSEPSPQRTPVLYQAGTSPRGRQFAAKHAECVFMSGPSAKIIAPRVSAIRQEAAALGRNPAEILMFNMMTIILGNTEAEAAAKYADYRSHINPEGALALMSGWTGIDFSGYELDQQVRHVQNDAGRSALDNVTRGDPDRIWTVRDVIEHVGIGGAGPVVVGTPESVADKIEDWFEKTDVDGLNVAFAISPGDFEDISDMLVPELTKRGRYKPEYARGTLREKLFGDGRARLDAPHPAAGYRVGKTG from the coding sequence ATGGCCAAGCAGATCAGGCTCAACGCATTTGCGATGAATTGCGTCGCGCATCAATCACCGGGCCTGTGGACCCATCCGCGCGACCGCACCGCCGAGTATAACCGCCTGCCCTACTGGATCGATCTCGCCAGGACGCTGGAACGCGGCCGTTTCGACGGGCTGTTCCTCGCCGACGTGCTCGGCGTCTACGACGTCTATGGCAACAGCCCTGACGCAGCCTTGCGCAATGCAGCACAGACACCGTCGAACGAGCCGCTGCTGCTGCTGTCGGCGATGGCGGCGGTGACGAAGAACCTCGGCTTCGGCGTCACCAGCAATCTCTCGTTCGAGCCGCCCTACCCGTTCGCACGGCGGATGTCGACGCTCGACCACCTCACCGAGGGACGGATCGGCTGGAACGTCGTCACCGGCTATCTCGACAGCGCCGCGCGCGGCGCCGGCAAGGACAGACAGACCGGTCACGACGACCGCTACGACATCGCCGACGAATATATGGAGGTGGTCTACAAGCTCTGGGAAGGAAGCTGGGAGGACGACGCGGTGCTGCGCGACCGCAAGCGCGGCGTCTTCACCGACCCCAGCAAGGTTCACCGCATCAATCATGAGAGCGCGAACTACCGCATCAACAACACCATCCATCTCAGCGAGCCGTCGCCGCAGCGCACGCCCGTGCTGTATCAGGCCGGCACCTCTCCGCGCGGCCGGCAATTCGCCGCCAAACATGCCGAATGCGTCTTCATGTCGGGACCGTCGGCCAAGATCATTGCGCCGCGCGTCTCCGCAATCCGCCAGGAGGCCGCCGCGCTCGGCCGCAACCCGGCCGAGATCCTGATGTTCAACATGATGACGATCATCCTCGGCAACACGGAAGCCGAAGCGGCGGCGAAATATGCCGACTACCGCTCGCATATCAATCCGGAAGGCGCGCTCGCGCTGATGTCGGGATGGACCGGCATCGACTTCTCCGGCTACGAGCTCGACCAGCAGGTCCGTCACGTCCAGAACGATGCCGGTCGCAGCGCGCTCGACAACGTCACCCGCGGCGATCCCGATCGCATCTGGACCGTGCGCGATGTCATCGAGCATGTCGGCATCGGCGGCGCCGGCCCGGTCGTGGTCGGCACACCCGAAAGCGTCGCGGACAAGATCGAGGACTGGTTCGAGAAGACCGACGTGGATGGTCTCAACGTCGCGTTTGCGATCTCGCCCGGCGATTTCGAGGATATCAGCGACATGCTGGTGCCGGAGCTGACCAAGCGTGGCCGCTACAAACCGGAATACGCCAGGGGCACGCTGCGGGAAAAACTATTCGGCGACGGACGCGCGCGGCTCGATGCGCCACATCCCGCGGCCGGGTACCGGGTGGGGAAGACGGGGTAG
- a CDS encoding thiamine pyrophosphate-binding protein: MKNKITGRSAFLALLKDEGITHLFGNPGTTELPIMHALKDHPDLTYVMAMQESLVVAIADGYSRASGRLVACNVHVAPGLGNAMGSLYNAQFTGTPMILTAGQQEQGHGLMEPVLYGPLARMAEPLVKWAVEVTRLEDLPRIVRRAAKVAMTPPTGPVFISLPGDILNSEAGIDLGRSTRIDARTKPSDEALRAFAARLLKAERPVIVTMDEVVKSDALEEAAELAELLGAAAYQSSTPYGSHFLSESPSFVGTLARVQKVARDTLAPYDLLIALGGDPLRMSVHSEIDALPDGLDIVQIGLVDWEIAKNYGAEIALKADLKETLRALIPMLKEMGGAALATRAKQRLAELAPKNWTARRAALVEQIGKTAGRAPIDPDYLVLQMVEAMPDHAILVDEGLTSSRQVTNLRPHRDRYGYHGLASGGIGWGLPASVGASIANPDRPVVCFSGDGSAMYSIQSLWTAAHHKLPLNVVIANNGGYRIIKQRLLAFHGDDNYVGMDFADPPVDFAGVAKALGCEAIRISDVRELKATLASAFNRPGTKLIEVMVDGKV; encoded by the coding sequence ATGAAGAACAAGATCACCGGCCGTTCCGCCTTTCTCGCGCTGCTCAAGGACGAAGGCATCACGCATCTGTTCGGCAACCCCGGGACCACCGAGCTGCCGATCATGCATGCGCTGAAGGACCATCCCGATCTCACCTACGTAATGGCGATGCAGGAGAGCCTGGTGGTCGCGATTGCGGACGGTTACAGCCGCGCTTCGGGCAGGCTCGTTGCCTGCAACGTCCATGTCGCGCCGGGCCTCGGCAACGCCATGGGCTCGCTCTACAACGCCCAGTTCACGGGCACGCCGATGATCTTGACCGCGGGCCAGCAGGAGCAGGGCCACGGCCTGATGGAGCCGGTGCTCTATGGCCCGCTGGCGCGCATGGCCGAGCCGCTGGTGAAATGGGCGGTCGAGGTGACGCGGCTGGAGGACCTGCCGCGCATCGTGCGCCGCGCCGCCAAGGTGGCGATGACGCCGCCGACCGGCCCGGTGTTCATCTCGCTGCCCGGAGACATCCTCAACAGCGAGGCCGGCATCGACCTTGGCCGCTCCACCCGCATCGATGCGCGCACGAAGCCGTCGGATGAGGCGCTGAGGGCATTTGCCGCGCGGCTGCTAAAGGCCGAGCGCCCGGTCATCGTCACCATGGATGAGGTGGTGAAGAGCGACGCGCTAGAGGAAGCCGCCGAACTCGCCGAGTTGCTCGGCGCGGCTGCCTATCAATCCTCGACGCCTTACGGCTCTCACTTCCTGTCCGAGAGCCCGAGCTTCGTCGGCACGCTGGCCCGCGTGCAGAAGGTCGCGCGCGATACGCTGGCGCCTTACGATCTGTTGATCGCGCTCGGCGGCGATCCCCTGCGCATGTCGGTTCATAGCGAGATCGATGCGCTGCCCGACGGGCTCGACATCGTGCAGATCGGTCTCGTCGACTGGGAGATCGCCAAGAACTATGGCGCCGAGATCGCGCTGAAGGCGGATCTGAAGGAAACGCTGCGCGCGCTGATCCCGATGCTGAAGGAGATGGGCGGTGCCGCGCTCGCAACTCGCGCCAAACAGCGTCTCGCGGAGCTTGCGCCGAAGAACTGGACTGCGCGGCGCGCTGCACTGGTCGAGCAGATCGGCAAGACTGCCGGCCGCGCGCCGATCGATCCGGATTATCTGGTGCTGCAAATGGTCGAGGCCATGCCCGACCATGCGATTCTGGTCGACGAAGGCCTCACCTCCAGCCGCCAGGTGACCAATCTGCGTCCGCATCGCGACCGCTATGGCTATCACGGCCTTGCCTCCGGTGGCATCGGCTGGGGTCTGCCGGCGTCCGTCGGCGCCAGCATCGCCAATCCGGATCGGCCCGTCGTGTGCTTCTCCGGCGATGGCAGCGCGATGTATTCGATCCAGTCGCTGTGGACAGCGGCGCATCACAAGCTGCCGCTCAACGTCGTCATTGCCAACAATGGCGGCTACCGCATCATCAAGCAGCGCCTGCTCGCCTTCCACGGCGACGACAACTACGTCGGCATGGACTTTGCCGATCCGCCGGTCGACTTCGCTGGTGTTGCCAAGGCGCTCGGCTGCGAGGCGATCAGGATCAGCGATGTCAGGGAGTTGAAGGCAACGCTCGCGTCGGCGTTCAATCGGCCGGGGACCAAGCTGATCGAGGTGATGGTGGATGGGAAGGTGTAG
- a CDS encoding GFA family protein, which translates to MAKAAVAAGTATGQCLCGKVTFEIDVPARWAWHDHSASSRRAHGAAYATYVGSWKKRFRITSGKTALTRYEDKVTRTARSFCSHCGTPIAYERPRGPHMVNIPRALFKERTGRQPLYHIAIEELQEWAYTGEPLVPLKGFPGVVWQRSKKKKRVGGEDPFELGREEL; encoded by the coding sequence ATGGCCAAAGCCGCAGTCGCCGCAGGAACCGCCACCGGCCAATGCCTCTGCGGCAAGGTCACCTTCGAGATCGACGTTCCCGCGCGCTGGGCCTGGCATGATCACTCCGCCAGTAGCCGCCGCGCCCATGGCGCGGCCTACGCGACCTATGTCGGCAGCTGGAAGAAGCGTTTTCGCATCACGTCCGGCAAGACCGCGCTGACCCGTTACGAGGACAAGGTAACCAGGACCGCCCGCAGCTTCTGTTCGCATTGCGGCACGCCGATCGCTTATGAGCGCCCACGCGGCCCGCACATGGTCAACATTCCCCGCGCACTGTTCAAGGAGCGCACCGGCCGCCAGCCGCTCTATCACATCGCGATCGAGGAGCTTCAGGAATGGGCCTATACCGGCGAGCCGCTGGTACCGCTGAAGGGGTTTCCGGGGGTGGTCTGGCAACGCTCGAAAAAGAAGAAACGCGTCGGTGGCGAGGATCCGTTCGAGTTGGGCCGGGAAGAGTTGTAA
- a CDS encoding alkene reductase, translating into MKFPALFKPLQVGPYKLAHRVAMAPLTRMRAERDSFSPRPLNAEYYGQRATRGGLIIAEASPVLSHGRGNPATPGIYSEAQIAGWRKVVDAVHAKGGIIFLQLWHVGRVSHSSFHGGELPVSASAIAIKAEGMKAMTADGKIADYETPRALETDEVKGIVEAFRQGARNALAAGFDGVEIHGANGYLLEQFLQSRSNQRTDQYGGSIENRARLLLEVTQAAIDVWGANRVGVRLSPHGIANDSGEPDPMPLYIQVVKALDKLGLAYLHFIEPRSSGAGRADVHWENVPSAMVLFRPHYSGVLMTAGGFTGETANAAIAEGHADIIAFGRIFISNPDLPRRLEHDYPITPYNRATFYGGEEKGYTDYPVFDELTPA; encoded by the coding sequence ATGAAATTTCCGGCGTTGTTCAAACCGTTGCAGGTCGGTCCGTACAAGCTTGCGCATCGCGTCGCGATGGCGCCCCTGACGCGCATGCGTGCGGAGCGCGACAGCTTCTCGCCGCGGCCGCTCAACGCCGAATATTACGGCCAGCGTGCGACCAGAGGCGGCCTGATCATTGCCGAGGCTTCGCCGGTGCTGTCGCACGGTCGCGGCAATCCGGCGACGCCAGGCATCTACTCGGAGGCGCAGATCGCCGGCTGGCGCAAGGTGGTCGATGCCGTGCACGCCAAGGGCGGCATCATCTTCCTCCAGCTCTGGCATGTCGGCCGTGTCTCGCATTCCTCCTTCCACGGTGGGGAGCTGCCGGTCTCGGCTTCGGCGATTGCGATCAAGGCCGAAGGCATGAAGGCAATGACCGCCGACGGTAAGATCGCCGACTACGAGACGCCGCGCGCGCTGGAGACCGACGAGGTCAAGGGGATCGTCGAGGCGTTCCGTCAGGGTGCAAGGAACGCGCTCGCGGCCGGCTTCGACGGCGTCGAGATCCATGGCGCCAACGGCTATTTGCTCGAGCAGTTCCTGCAATCGCGCAGCAACCAGCGCACTGATCAATACGGCGGCTCGATCGAGAACCGCGCGCGGCTTCTGCTCGAAGTCACCCAGGCTGCGATCGACGTCTGGGGCGCCAACCGCGTCGGCGTGCGCCTGTCCCCGCACGGCATCGCCAACGATTCCGGTGAGCCCGATCCGATGCCGCTCTACATCCAAGTGGTGAAGGCGCTCGACAAGCTCGGTCTCGCCTATCTGCACTTCATCGAGCCGCGCTCCAGCGGCGCGGGCCGCGCCGATGTCCATTGGGAGAACGTGCCTTCGGCCATGGTACTGTTCCGCCCGCACTACAGCGGCGTGCTGATGACCGCCGGCGGCTTCACCGGCGAAACCGCGAATGCGGCGATCGCCGAGGGCCACGCCGACATCATCGCCTTCGGCCGCATCTTCATCTCCAACCCCGATCTGCCGCGGCGCCTCGAGCATGACTACCCGATCACGCCGTACAACCGCGCGACGTTCTATGGCGGCGAGGAGAAGGGGTACACGGATTACCCTGTTTTTGACGAGCTGACGCCGGCCTGA
- a CDS encoding aldehyde dehydrogenase family protein yields the protein MAVSQAIPITRHPFANGSYKQMLIDGKWVDAASGKRFETHNPATGELLATVAEGDKEDIDRAVAAARRAFEGPWSKVKPFERQNLLLKLADLVEKNFDELSQLDTLDMGAPLSRTRAYRLRAVGMLRYYAGQTTAIHGETIENSLPGEIFSYTLKEPIGVVGAIIPWNGPLTATIWKIGPAIATGCTVVLKPAEEAPLTSLRIAELAMEAGIPPGVVNVVPGYGETAGAALASHPDVDKVAFTGSHVTGQSIIRASAGNLKRVSLELGGKSPDIVFADADLDAAVPGAAMAVFANSGQICSAGTRLFVEQAIYEEFVGRVAEFGKKLQVGNGLDPNVQIGPLVSEEQLKRVTGYLDIGQKEGAKALAGGGRATEGALSKGFFVSPTVFAGVQDNMRIAQEEIFGPVISAIAFKDMDELVKRANNTTFGLGSGLWTRDVTKAHAVAKRLRAGSVWVNCYQAMDPAVPFGGYKMSGYGRESGKQHVEEYLNVKAVWIKTA from the coding sequence ATGGCTGTGTCGCAAGCTATTCCGATCACGCGCCATCCGTTCGCCAACGGGTCCTACAAGCAGATGCTGATCGACGGGAAGTGGGTGGATGCCGCTTCCGGCAAGCGCTTCGAGACCCACAACCCTGCCACCGGCGAACTGCTCGCAACCGTCGCCGAGGGCGACAAGGAAGACATCGATCGCGCGGTCGCCGCCGCCCGGCGCGCCTTCGAAGGACCCTGGAGCAAGGTCAAGCCGTTCGAGCGGCAGAACCTGCTGCTCAAGCTCGCCGACCTCGTCGAGAAGAATTTCGACGAATTGTCGCAGCTCGACACGCTCGATATGGGCGCGCCGCTCAGCCGCACCCGCGCCTATCGCCTGCGCGCCGTCGGCATGCTGCGCTATTACGCCGGCCAGACTACCGCGATCCATGGCGAGACCATCGAGAACTCGCTGCCCGGCGAGATCTTCTCCTACACGCTGAAGGAGCCGATCGGCGTCGTCGGCGCCATCATTCCCTGGAATGGTCCACTCACCGCGACGATCTGGAAGATCGGCCCCGCGATCGCGACGGGCTGCACCGTGGTGCTCAAGCCCGCCGAAGAGGCGCCGCTGACGTCGCTGCGCATCGCCGAGCTCGCGATGGAAGCCGGCATTCCGCCCGGCGTCGTCAACGTCGTGCCCGGCTATGGCGAGACTGCCGGCGCGGCGCTCGCCTCGCATCCCGACGTCGACAAGGTTGCCTTCACCGGCTCGCATGTCACGGGCCAGTCGATCATCCGTGCCTCCGCGGGCAACCTCAAGCGCGTATCGCTCGAGCTCGGCGGCAAGTCACCGGACATCGTGTTCGCTGACGCCGATCTCGATGCGGCGGTGCCCGGTGCGGCGATGGCGGTATTTGCCAATTCCGGCCAGATCTGCAGCGCCGGCACGCGCCTGTTCGTCGAGCAGGCGATCTACGAGGAGTTCGTCGGCCGCGTCGCCGAGTTCGGCAAGAAGCTTCAGGTCGGCAACGGTCTCGATCCCAACGTGCAGATCGGGCCGCTGGTGTCCGAGGAGCAGCTCAAGCGCGTCACCGGCTATCTCGACATCGGCCAGAAGGAAGGCGCCAAGGCACTCGCCGGCGGTGGCCGGGCCACCGAAGGCGCACTGTCGAAAGGCTTCTTCGTCTCACCGACGGTGTTCGCGGGCGTCCAGGACAACATGCGCATCGCGCAGGAGGAGATTTTTGGTCCCGTCATCTCCGCGATCGCGTTCAAGGACATGGACGAGCTGGTCAAGCGCGCCAACAACACCACCTTCGGCCTCGGCTCCGGCCTGTGGACGCGCGACGTCACCAAGGCGCATGCGGTCGCGAAGCGCCTGCGCGCCGGTTCGGTGTGGGTGAATTGCTACCAGGCAATGGACCCCGCAGTGCCGTTCGGCGGCTACAAGATGAGCGGTTATGGCCGCGAGTCCGGCAAGCAGCACGTCGAGGAGTACCTCAACGTGAAGGCCGTCTGGATCAAGACGGCGTAA
- a CDS encoding SDR family NAD(P)-dependent oxidoreductase, giving the protein MPHPVIAKGNVAVITGGASGIGLAAAMAFARAGMKVCIADVDENRLAEAATKPSSISGAANVMTSVVDVSRAENLTELERAVSAHFGGTDLLMNNAGIQPGSTLFGDPDNWQRIIGVNMWGVINGARIFAPAMIARGRAGLIINTGSKQGITTPPGDPAYNVSKAGVKAFTEALQHELRNTKDCHVTAHLLIPGFVFTGLTAKGRTEKPAGAWTPEQTVDFMIARLEAGDFYILCPDNDVPRALDEKRMLWAAGDIVENRPPLSRWHPDYADAFATFVKES; this is encoded by the coding sequence ATGCCGCATCCTGTCATCGCCAAGGGCAATGTCGCCGTGATCACCGGGGGCGCATCCGGCATCGGCCTCGCCGCGGCCATGGCGTTTGCGCGCGCCGGCATGAAGGTGTGCATCGCCGATGTCGACGAGAACCGGCTGGCGGAAGCGGCAACAAAACCGTCATCGATCTCGGGCGCCGCAAATGTGATGACGTCGGTGGTCGACGTTAGCCGCGCCGAGAACCTCACGGAACTCGAACGCGCCGTGAGCGCGCATTTCGGCGGCACCGACCTGCTGATGAACAATGCCGGCATCCAGCCGGGCAGCACGTTGTTTGGCGATCCCGACAATTGGCAGCGCATCATCGGCGTCAACATGTGGGGCGTCATCAACGGCGCGCGCATCTTCGCACCCGCCATGATCGCGCGCGGCAGGGCCGGCCTGATCATCAACACCGGCTCCAAGCAAGGCATCACCACCCCGCCCGGCGATCCCGCCTACAACGTCTCCAAGGCCGGCGTGAAGGCGTTTACGGAGGCGCTGCAGCACGAGTTGCGCAACACGAAAGACTGTCACGTCACCGCGCATCTCTTGATCCCCGGCTTCGTCTTCACGGGGCTCACCGCCAAGGGCCGCACCGAAAAGCCGGCCGGCGCATGGACGCCGGAGCAGACCGTGGACTTCATGATCGCGCGGCTCGAGGCCGGCGATTTCTACATCCTCTGCCCTGACAACGACGTGCCGCGCGCGCTCGACGAGAAGCGCATGCTGTGGGCAGCCGGCGACATCGTCGAGAACCGCCCGCCGCTGTCGCGCTGGCACCCGGATTACGCGGATGCGTTCGCGACATTCGTGAAGGAAAGCTAG